One stretch of Pseudomonas sp. NC02 DNA includes these proteins:
- a CDS encoding TIGR02647 family protein — MSYTPELVAELEILALFNLGSSQEGLKVHQTAAPTAIAAARRLFDKDLIDQPDGGYLTSLGRDAAEHAQSLLTILTTAKEAA, encoded by the coding sequence ATGTCGTATACCCCTGAGTTGGTTGCCGAACTGGAAATCCTTGCACTCTTCAACCTGGGCAGCTCCCAGGAAGGTCTGAAAGTTCATCAGACTGCCGCTCCCACTGCCATTGCCGCCGCCCGGCGCCTGTTTGATAAAGACCTGATCGACCAGCCAGACGGTGGTTACCTCACCAGCCTCGGCCGGGACGCTGCCGAACACGCACAAAGCCTGCTGACTATTCTGACGACCGCCAAAGAAGCCGCCTGA
- a CDS encoding class I adenylate cyclase translates to MTRTHEIRPDLDEGIDRKVLAQLRARFLALNEGRMARAVEGLTPRQQSVLTLLPLFFHVNHPLLPGYVSGSTPAGLSNFEPDAQALAEAQRLTRTFSYKPRHGNPPRPIHGLFLMGSLGTLAQADQSDMDVWVCHAADLSENELAELRKKCQLLETWALSMGAEAHFFLIEPTRFIQGERDSQLSSEDCGTSQHYLLLDEFYRTAIWLAGRTPIWWLVPVYEETRYADFTHALISKRFIRADETLDLGHLAHIPPGEFIGAGLWQLFKGIESPYKSVLKLLLTEVYASEHPKVQCLSLRFKRAVFANQLDLDELDPYIVVYRRIEEYLKARNEPERLELVRRSLYLKVNRKLSAGQRTGWQRLLLERLASEWGWDQRQLALLDSRSQWKVRQVASERRALVNELNYSYRFLTQFARTEQTVSLINKRDLNVLGRRLYAAFERKAGKVEFINPGIAPDLAEDTLTLVQSPNRKEPGQHHWGLYNGSLTALEWEHFAPIKRSRDLLEMLTWCHRNGVIDSSTRLALHPGSSDMTEFELFNLLGSLQQTVVLPLASVDEDRLLRSAVPEEVLLLINVGVDPLKHHRDLNILMTTERTDSLSYAGVRENLVLTLDQVTLNSWNEVMVSRYDGPHALLDCLRDYLNQLPPNHLPRLRVRCFCHNRAQFIAQRVEEIFDTAQNLLLGQENHRYLVQVQQHYHVMELTPGQANHVSLATQDALIAYLSEELASYSPLHLDTMALEDHDLALLLPMGLPDCVQVFYRINDGVAELYVLDEFNALWQQHLPFHDEQSLLVPLQRFLQSIIYRRDALLPLDPQQPFGAVQILYYQLLPSGSGRARRAEPRPAPQTPANKPFYDVQAIIGKAAPGQVGITLYCNQREFSELEFGDQLFAVVAQQIVGQRREAERYRCYITDLDLSGLLGDVQSPSNLYLRYKADLELALNEALNQV, encoded by the coding sequence ATGACCCGCACCCACGAAATCCGCCCCGACCTGGACGAAGGCATCGACCGCAAGGTGCTGGCCCAGTTACGCGCGCGGTTTCTGGCCCTGAATGAAGGCCGCATGGCCCGGGCCGTCGAAGGGCTGACGCCACGCCAGCAAAGCGTGTTGACCCTGCTGCCGCTGTTTTTCCACGTGAATCACCCGCTGTTGCCGGGCTATGTGTCGGGCAGCACGCCGGCCGGCCTGTCGAATTTTGAACCCGACGCGCAAGCCTTGGCCGAGGCCCAGCGCCTGACCCGCACGTTTTCCTACAAGCCCCGCCACGGCAACCCACCGCGGCCGATTCATGGCCTGTTCCTGATGGGCAGCCTGGGCACCCTGGCCCAGGCCGATCAAAGTGATATGGACGTGTGGGTCTGCCATGCGGCCGATCTCAGCGAGAACGAGCTGGCCGAGTTGCGCAAGAAATGCCAACTGCTCGAAACCTGGGCCCTGAGCATGGGCGCCGAGGCGCACTTCTTCCTGATCGAGCCGACGCGGTTTATCCAGGGCGAGCGCGACAGCCAACTGAGTTCAGAAGACTGCGGCACCAGCCAGCATTACCTGCTGCTGGACGAGTTCTACCGCACCGCCATCTGGCTGGCCGGGCGCACGCCGATCTGGTGGCTGGTGCCGGTGTACGAAGAAACCCGCTATGCCGACTTCACCCACGCGCTGATTTCCAAACGCTTTATTCGCGCCGATGAAACCCTCGACCTGGGCCACCTGGCGCACATCCCGCCGGGTGAATTTATCGGTGCCGGCTTGTGGCAGTTGTTCAAGGGCATCGAATCGCCCTACAAATCAGTACTGAAACTCCTGCTGACCGAGGTCTACGCCAGCGAGCACCCGAAGGTGCAGTGCCTGAGCCTGCGCTTCAAGCGCGCTGTGTTTGCCAATCAGCTGGACCTGGACGAGCTGGACCCGTACATCGTCGTCTACCGCCGGATCGAGGAGTACCTCAAGGCCCGTAATGAGCCGGAACGCCTGGAACTGGTGCGGCGCAGCCTGTACCTGAAGGTCAACCGCAAGCTCAGCGCGGGCCAGCGCACCGGGTGGCAGCGTTTGCTGCTGGAGCGCCTGGCCAGCGAATGGGGTTGGGACCAGCGCCAACTGGCCCTGCTGGACAGCCGCAGCCAATGGAAAGTCCGCCAGGTGGCCTCCGAGCGCCGGGCGCTGGTCAACGAGCTGAACTACAGCTATCGCTTCCTGACCCAGTTTGCCCGCACCGAACAGACCGTCAGCCTGATCAACAAGCGCGATCTCAATGTGCTGGGCCGGCGCCTGTACGCCGCCTTCGAGCGCAAGGCCGGCAAGGTCGAGTTCATCAACCCCGGCATTGCGCCCGACCTTGCCGAAGACACCCTGACCCTGGTGCAGTCGCCCAACCGCAAAGAGCCCGGCCAGCATCATTGGGGCTTGTACAACGGCAGCCTGACCGCCCTGGAATGGGAGCACTTCGCGCCGATCAAGCGCAGCCGCGATTTGCTGGAAATGCTCACCTGGTGCCACCGCAACGGCGTGATCGACAGCAGTACCCGCCTGGCGCTGCATCCCGGCAGCAGTGACATGACCGAATTCGAGCTGTTCAACCTGCTGGGCAGCCTGCAACAAACTGTCGTCCTGCCCCTGGCCAGCGTCGATGAAGACCGCCTGCTGCGCTCGGCAGTGCCCGAGGAAGTGCTGCTGCTGATCAACGTCGGCGTCGACCCGCTCAAGCATCATCGCGACCTGAACATCCTGATGACCACCGAGCGCACCGACTCCCTGAGTTACGCGGGCGTACGGGAAAACCTGGTGCTGACCCTGGACCAGGTCACGCTCAACAGTTGGAACGAGGTGATGGTCAGCCGCTATGACGGCCCCCACGCGCTGCTCGATTGCCTGCGCGACTACCTCAATCAGCTACCGCCCAATCACTTGCCGCGCTTGCGGGTGCGCTGTTTCTGCCACAACCGCGCGCAGTTCATTGCCCAGCGCGTGGAGGAAATCTTCGACACCGCGCAAAACCTGCTGCTGGGCCAGGAAAACCACCGCTACCTGGTGCAGGTGCAACAGCACTACCACGTGATGGAGCTGACACCCGGCCAGGCCAACCATGTGTCACTGGCGACCCAGGACGCGCTGATCGCCTACCTCAGTGAGGAACTGGCCAGCTACAGCCCGCTGCACCTGGACACCATGGCCCTGGAAGACCACGACCTGGCGCTGCTGCTGCCCATGGGCCTGCCCGACTGTGTGCAGGTGTTCTACCGGATCAACGACGGAGTTGCCGAGCTGTACGTGCTGGATGAGTTCAACGCGCTCTGGCAGCAACACCTGCCGTTCCACGACGAGCAAAGCCTGTTGGTGCCGTTGCAGCGCTTCCTGCAGTCGATCATTTATCGCCGCGACGCGCTGCTGCCGCTGGATCCGCAACAGCCCTTCGGCGCGGTGCAAATCCTGTATTACCAGCTGTTGCCGTCAGGCAGCGGCCGTGCACGGCGGGCCGAACCGCGCCCAGCGCCGCAAACCCCGGCCAACAAGCCGTTCTACGACGTGCAGGCGATTATCGGCAAGGCAGCACCGGGCCAGGTGGGGATCACCTTGTACTGCAATCAACGGGAGTTTTCCGAGCTGGAATTTGGCGACCAACTGTTTGCGGTGGTCGCCCAGCAAATCGTCGGGCAACGCCGGGAAGCCGAGCGTTACCGCTGCTACATCACCGATCTGGACCTGTCCGGCCTGCTCGGTGATGTTCAAAGCCCGAGCAATCTGTACCTGCGCTACAAGGCTGATCTGGAACTGGCGCTCAATGAAGCGCTGAACCAGGTTTAG
- the rnk gene encoding nucleoside diphosphate kinase regulator: MTAPSIILTRLDVQRLEQLIDRVGEASPGVEALQHELDRAEEVVGHDEVPASVVTMNSSVHCREQGSGKDYHLTLVYPKDANADEGKISILAPVGSALLGLQVGQHIDWPAPGGKTLKLELLGVEGQPKDGGAFPL, from the coding sequence ATGACCGCACCTTCCATCATCCTCACCCGTCTTGACGTGCAGCGTCTTGAGCAACTGATCGACCGTGTCGGCGAGGCGTCGCCGGGCGTTGAAGCCCTGCAACACGAACTCGACCGCGCCGAAGAAGTGGTTGGCCACGATGAAGTGCCTGCATCTGTCGTGACCATGAACTCCAGCGTGCATTGCCGTGAACAAGGCAGTGGCAAGGACTATCACCTGACCCTGGTCTACCCCAAGGACGCGAACGCCGACGAAGGCAAAATCTCGATCCTGGCGCCGGTGGGCAGTGCATTGCTGGGCCTGCAAGTCGGCCAGCACATCGACTGGCCAGCACCGGGTGGCAAGACCCTCAAGCTTGAATTGCTCGGCGTCGAAGGCCAGCCGAAAGACGGTGGCGCCTTTCCTCTCTAA
- a CDS encoding DUF1289 domain-containing protein, with the protein MTQPVPVRPPKPLFSNVSPAVPSPCISLCRLDEHKVCLGCFRHVEDIREWRSADDARRRVIVAQAEQRRTCA; encoded by the coding sequence GTGACGCAGCCCGTTCCCGTACGCCCGCCCAAGCCGCTGTTCAGCAATGTCAGCCCGGCGGTGCCGTCACCTTGTATCAGTTTATGTCGGCTGGATGAGCACAAAGTCTGCCTCGGTTGCTTCCGTCATGTGGAAGACATCCGCGAATGGCGCTCTGCCGACGATGCGCGACGCCGCGTGATCGTCGCCCAGGCCGAGCAGCGCAGGACCTGCGCCTGA
- the cyaY gene encoding iron donor protein CyaY — translation MSLTEARFHDLVDATQQALEDIFDDSGLDVDLENSAGVLTVKFENGTQLIFSRQEPLRQLWLAARSGGFHFDYDEEEKRWTHDTTDELLSEMLARLTQEQAGVELDFDEI, via the coding sequence ATGAGTTTGACCGAAGCCCGTTTTCACGACCTGGTGGATGCGACCCAGCAAGCGCTGGAGGATATTTTCGACGACAGCGGTCTGGATGTGGACCTGGAGAACTCGGCCGGTGTGCTCACCGTCAAGTTTGAAAATGGCACCCAATTGATTTTCAGCCGCCAGGAGCCCCTGCGTCAGCTATGGCTGGCGGCGCGTTCCGGTGGTTTTCACTTCGATTACGATGAAGAAGAAAAACGCTGGACCCACGACACCACCGATGAGCTGCTGAGCGAAATGCTCGCGCGCCTCACCCAGGAACAAGCCGGCGTCGAGCTGGACTTCGACGAGATCTGA
- a CDS encoding lipoprotein — protein MKRLISSLAALVAVACLVSACGQKGPLYLPDDSKDPNEQAQSSQTKAHKHDTY, from the coding sequence ATGAAGCGCCTGATCTCTTCCCTTGCTGCGCTCGTCGCGGTCGCTTGCCTCGTTAGTGCCTGTGGTCAAAAAGGCCCGCTGTATCTGCCCGATGACAGCAAAGACCCGAATGAACAGGCGCAATCGTCGCAAACCAAAGCGCACAAGCACGACACCTACTAA
- the lysA gene encoding diaminopimelate decarboxylase — protein MDAFNYRDGELFAEGVALSAIAERFGTPTYVYSRAHIEAQYRSFADALEGTPSLVCFAVKANSNLGVLNVLARLGAGFDIVSRGELERVLAAGGKADKIVFSGVGKSREDMRRALEVGVHCFNVESTDELERLQVVAAEMGVRAPISLRVNPDVDAGTHPYISTGLKENKFGIAIADAEDVYIRAAQLPNLEVLGVDCHIGSQLTSLPPFLDALDRLLALVDRLGECGIYLHHIDLGGGVGVRYRDEEPPLVSDYIKAVRERLEGRDLTLMFEPGRYIVANAGLLLTQVEYLKHTEHKDFAIVDAAMNDLIRPALYQAWMNVTAVKPRAGEGRSYDIVGPICETGDFLAKERQLALEEGDLLAVHSAGAYGFVMSSNYNTRGRTAEVLVDGDQAFEVRRRETVAELFAGESLLPE, from the coding sequence ATGGACGCTTTTAACTACCGGGACGGCGAGCTGTTCGCGGAAGGTGTCGCGCTGTCCGCCATCGCCGAGCGCTTTGGTACCCCGACCTACGTGTACTCCCGTGCCCACATCGAAGCGCAATACCGCTCCTTTGCCGATGCGCTGGAAGGCACGCCGAGCCTGGTGTGCTTCGCCGTAAAAGCCAACTCCAACCTGGGTGTACTCAATGTCCTGGCGCGCCTGGGCGCCGGTTTCGACATCGTGTCCCGGGGCGAGCTTGAGCGTGTACTGGCCGCCGGCGGCAAGGCTGACAAAATTGTGTTCTCCGGTGTCGGCAAGAGCCGCGAAGACATGCGCCGCGCCCTCGAAGTTGGCGTGCACTGCTTCAACGTCGAATCCACCGACGAGCTGGAGCGCCTGCAAGTGGTGGCCGCCGAGATGGGCGTTCGCGCGCCGATCTCCCTGCGGGTCAACCCGGACGTCGACGCCGGCACTCACCCGTACATTTCCACCGGTCTCAAAGAGAACAAGTTCGGCATCGCCATTGCCGACGCCGAGGACGTGTACATCCGCGCCGCGCAGTTGCCGAACCTGGAAGTCTTGGGTGTCGACTGCCATATCGGCTCGCAACTGACCAGCCTGCCACCGTTCCTCGACGCCCTCGACCGCCTGCTGGCGCTGGTCGACCGCCTCGGCGAGTGCGGCATCTACCTGCACCACATCGACCTCGGTGGCGGCGTGGGTGTGCGTTATCGCGATGAAGAGCCGCCGCTGGTGTCCGACTACATCAAGGCCGTGCGCGAGCGCCTCGAAGGCCGCGACCTGACGCTGATGTTCGAGCCGGGCCGCTACATCGTCGCCAACGCCGGCCTGCTGCTGACCCAGGTCGAGTACCTCAAGCACACCGAGCACAAGGATTTCGCCATCGTCGACGCGGCGATGAACGACCTGATCCGTCCGGCGCTGTACCAGGCCTGGATGAATGTGACGGCCGTCAAGCCACGCGCAGGCGAAGGCCGCAGCTACGATATCGTCGGCCCGATCTGCGAGACCGGCGACTTCCTGGCCAAGGAACGTCAGCTGGCCCTGGAAGAAGGCGACCTGCTGGCCGTGCATTCGGCCGGTGCCTATGGGTTTGTCATGAGCTCCAACTACAACACCCGCGGGCGTACCGCCGAGGTGCTGGTGGACGGTGATCAAGCGTTTGAAGTGCGTCGCCGCGAGACGGTAGCCGAGTTGTTTGCTGGCGAAAGCCTGCTGCCGGAGTAA
- the dapF gene encoding diaminopimelate epimerase, which translates to MLLRFTKMHGLGNDFMVLDLVSQHAHILPKHAKLWGDRHTGVGFDQLLLVEAPSNPEVDFRYRIFNSDGSEVEQCGNGARCFARFVLDKRLTAKRQIRVETKSGIIELDIRSDGQIGVNMGAPRLVPADIPFQATEQALSYPVDVDGKTVNLAAVSMGNPHAVLRVDDINNAPVHELGPKIENHPRFPARVNVGFLQVIDRSRAQLRVWERGAGETQACGTGACAAAVAAISQGWMDSPLLIDLPGGRLSIEWAGPGQPVKMTGPATRVYEGQVRL; encoded by the coding sequence ATGTTGCTGCGTTTTACCAAGATGCACGGGCTGGGCAATGACTTCATGGTCCTCGACCTGGTCAGCCAGCACGCGCACATCCTGCCCAAGCACGCCAAGCTGTGGGGCGACCGGCACACCGGTGTCGGCTTCGACCAATTGTTGCTGGTGGAAGCGCCGAGTAACCCGGAAGTGGATTTCCGTTACCGGATCTTCAACTCCGATGGCTCCGAAGTGGAACAGTGCGGCAACGGTGCCCGCTGTTTCGCCCGTTTTGTCCTGGACAAGCGCCTGACCGCCAAGCGGCAGATTCGCGTCGAGACCAAAAGCGGCATCATCGAGCTGGATATTCGCAGCGACGGCCAGATCGGCGTCAACATGGGCGCGCCACGGCTGGTGCCGGCGGACATTCCGTTCCAGGCCACCGAGCAAGCCCTGAGCTACCCGGTGGACGTGGACGGCAAGACCGTCAACCTGGCTGCCGTGTCCATGGGCAACCCCCATGCCGTGCTGCGGGTGGATGACATCAACAACGCGCCGGTGCATGAACTGGGGCCGAAGATCGAAAACCACCCGCGCTTTCCCGCGCGGGTCAATGTGGGCTTCCTGCAGGTCATCGACCGTTCCCGTGCGCAGTTGCGCGTGTGGGAACGCGGGGCCGGCGAAACCCAGGCTTGCGGTACCGGCGCCTGCGCCGCTGCCGTAGCCGCGATCAGCCAGGGGTGGATGGATTCGCCGCTGCTGATCGACCTGCCCGGTGGACGCCTGTCCATCGAATGGGCAGGTCCCGGCCAACCGGTGAAAATGACCGGCCCGGCCACCCGCGTCTACGAAGGACAGGTCCGTCTATGA
- a CDS encoding DUF484 family protein: protein MTDKPQVPAQASPSESLEAAAVAAYLEANPDFFVEHEELLPALRIPHQRGDTVSLVERQMKILRERNIEMRHRLSQLMDVARDNDRLFDKTRRLVLTLMDAASLEEAVIAVEDSLRQDFQVPFVSLILFSDNPMPVGRWVSGSDAQTAIGGLLSEGKTISGTLREHELDFLFGAEQRQQIGSTAVVALSHQGLHGVLAIASRDPQHYKSSVGTLFLSYIAEVLGRVLPRFTSALRAVR, encoded by the coding sequence ATGACTGATAAGCCTCAAGTACCCGCGCAAGCATCCCCAAGCGAAAGTCTGGAGGCCGCAGCCGTTGCGGCGTATCTGGAGGCTAACCCGGACTTCTTCGTTGAACACGAAGAACTGCTGCCGGCCCTGCGTATTCCCCACCAGCGCGGCGATACCGTGTCGCTGGTGGAGCGGCAGATGAAGATCCTGCGCGAGCGCAATATCGAAATGCGCCATCGGCTCTCGCAGCTGATGGATGTGGCCCGCGACAACGACCGCCTGTTCGACAAGACCCGCCGCCTGGTCCTGACCCTGATGGACGCCGCCAGCCTGGAAGAAGCGGTGATCGCCGTCGAAGACAGCCTGCGCCAGGATTTCCAGGTGCCCTTTGTCAGCCTGATCCTGTTCAGCGACAACCCGATGCCGGTGGGTCGCTGGGTCAGCGGCAGCGATGCCCAGACCGCGATTGGCGGCCTGCTGTCCGAAGGCAAGACCATCAGCGGCACCTTGCGCGAGCATGAGCTGGACTTCCTGTTTGGCGCCGAGCAGCGCCAGCAGATCGGCTCCACCGCCGTGGTTGCCCTCAGTCATCAAGGTTTGCATGGCGTGCTGGCCATCGCCAGCCGTGATCCACAGCATTACAAAAGCTCGGTGGGCACGCTGTTCCTGAGCTACATCGCCGAAGTGCTGGGCCGCGTCCTGCCACGCTTCACCAGCGCATTGCGCGCGGTGCGCTAG
- the xerC gene encoding tyrosine recombinase XerC, with product MERQLDAYCAHLRSERQVSPHTLEAYRRDLNKVLAFCEKQHIGSWKALDIQGLRSLIARLHQQGQSSRSLARLLSAVRGLYHYLNREGLCDHDPANGLAPPKGERRLPKTLDTDRALQLLDGAVEDDFLAHRDQAILELFYSSGLRLSELTGLNLDQLDLADGLVQVLGKGSKTRVLPVGKKAREALLLWLPLRALANPADDAVFISQQGRRLGPRAIQVRVKAAGERELGQNLHPHMLRHSFASHLLESSQDLRAVQELLGHSDIKTTQIYTHLDFQHLATVYDSAHPRAKRIKGSDS from the coding sequence ATGGAACGACAACTGGACGCCTACTGCGCTCACCTGCGCAGCGAGCGCCAGGTGTCGCCGCATACCCTGGAAGCCTACCGGCGGGACTTGAACAAGGTCCTGGCGTTCTGCGAGAAACAACACATCGGCAGCTGGAAGGCCCTGGACATCCAGGGTCTGCGCAGCCTGATCGCCCGCCTGCACCAGCAAGGCCAATCCTCCCGCAGCCTGGCGCGCCTGCTGTCGGCGGTACGCGGCCTCTATCACTACCTGAACCGCGAAGGCCTGTGCGACCACGACCCGGCCAACGGCCTGGCGCCGCCCAAGGGCGAACGCCGCCTGCCCAAGACCCTCGACACGGATCGCGCCCTGCAATTGCTCGATGGCGCCGTGGAGGACGACTTCCTGGCCCATCGCGACCAGGCAATCCTCGAACTCTTCTACTCCTCGGGCCTGCGCCTGTCGGAGCTGACCGGGCTTAACCTCGATCAACTGGACCTGGCGGATGGCCTGGTGCAGGTGCTCGGCAAAGGCAGCAAGACCCGCGTATTACCCGTGGGCAAGAAGGCCCGCGAAGCCTTGCTGCTGTGGCTGCCCCTGCGCGCCCTGGCCAACCCGGCGGACGACGCGGTGTTTATCAGCCAGCAAGGCCGGCGCCTCGGGCCCCGGGCCATACAAGTGCGGGTCAAGGCCGCCGGCGAGCGCGAGCTGGGGCAGAACCTGCACCCGCACATGCTCCGGCACTCCTTTGCCAGCCACTTGCTGGAGTCCTCCCAGGACCTGCGTGCGGTGCAGGAACTGCTGGGCCACTCCGACATCAAGACCACCCAGATCTACACCCACCTGGACTTCCAGCACCTGGCAACGGTGTACGACAGCGCCCATCCACGGGCCAAACGCATTAAGGGCAGTGACTCATGA
- a CDS encoding HAD family hydrolase — MSIKLITFDLDDTLWDNVPVIISAEASMREWLATHATKVGDLPLEKFGSLRQQVLERHPELKYRISVLRHKVLQYAFEEAGYPLPEAAQMADVCFEAFIHARHQLTVFPEAEPMLQALRRDYLLGVITNGNADVQRVGLADYFHFALRAEDIGIAKPDARLFQEALQRGGVAPGAAVHVGDHPGDDIAGAQQAGLRAVWFNPAGKAWEAEKLPDAEIRSLTELPDVLARWNA, encoded by the coding sequence ATGAGCATCAAGCTGATCACCTTCGACCTGGACGATACGCTCTGGGATAACGTGCCGGTCATCATCAGCGCCGAGGCATCGATGCGCGAGTGGCTGGCGACCCACGCCACCAAGGTGGGCGACTTGCCCCTGGAGAAGTTTGGCAGCCTGCGCCAGCAGGTGCTGGAGCGTCATCCCGAGCTGAAATATCGCATCAGCGTGTTGCGTCACAAGGTGCTGCAATACGCCTTCGAGGAAGCCGGGTACCCGTTGCCGGAAGCGGCGCAGATGGCGGATGTGTGCTTTGAAGCGTTCATCCATGCCCGGCATCAACTCACCGTATTCCCCGAAGCGGAACCGATGCTGCAAGCACTGCGCCGCGACTATCTGCTGGGGGTGATTACCAACGGTAATGCCGATGTGCAACGTGTGGGGTTGGCGGACTACTTCCACTTTGCACTCCGGGCTGAAGACATTGGTATTGCCAAGCCGGATGCGCGGTTGTTTCAGGAAGCCTTGCAGCGCGGTGGCGTAGCGCCGGGCGCGGCAGTGCATGTGGGTGACCATCCAGGGGATGACATTGCCGGTGCGCAGCAGGCGGGGCTGCGGGCGGTGTGGTTCAACCCGGCAGGCAAGGCCTGGGAGGCCGAGAAATTGCCGGATGCCGAGATTCGCAGCCTGACCGAGCTACCCGACGTGCTAGCCCGCTGGAACGCATAA
- the sutA gene encoding transcriptional regulator SutA, translating into MSDDDLENDDLEVGDDDETEEGLEAAAEDVADDDGGDDAPVPAAKGKAKAAVSVDELPSVEAKNKERDALARAMEEFLAKGGKVQEVEANVVADPPKKPDNKYGSRPI; encoded by the coding sequence ATGAGCGACGATGATCTGGAAAACGACGACCTCGAAGTAGGCGACGACGACGAAACCGAGGAAGGTCTTGAGGCGGCTGCCGAAGACGTGGCTGACGACGACGGTGGCGACGATGCACCGGTCCCGGCAGCCAAGGGCAAGGCCAAGGCTGCAGTGTCGGTTGACGAGTTGCCGAGCGTAGAAGCCAAGAACAAAGAGCGCGATGCGCTGGCCCGGGCGATGGAAGAATTCCTCGCCAAAGGCGGCAAAGTGCAGGAAGTCGAGGCTAACGTGGTGGCAGATCCACCGAAGAAGCCGGATAACAAGTACGGCAGCCGGCCTATCTAA
- a CDS encoding secondary thiamine-phosphate synthase enzyme YjbQ encodes MWQQTLITLRAKPRGFHLVTDELLAGLPELKACRVGLLHLWLQHTSASLTVNENADPAVRRDFERFFNALVPQGTAGYEHNDEGPDDLPAHFKASLLGCQLSLPVRAGRLAMGTWQGVYLGEHRDHGGARKVLATLHGDGA; translated from the coding sequence ATGTGGCAACAGACCCTGATAACCCTGCGGGCCAAGCCCCGGGGCTTTCATCTGGTGACGGACGAGTTGCTCGCCGGCCTGCCTGAGTTGAAGGCCTGTCGGGTGGGACTGTTGCATTTGTGGCTGCAGCACACCTCGGCCTCGTTGACGGTCAACGAGAATGCCGACCCGGCGGTTCGCCGTGACTTCGAGCGTTTTTTCAATGCGCTGGTACCGCAAGGCACGGCGGGATATGAACACAACGACGAGGGGCCGGATGATCTGCCGGCGCACTTCAAGGCCAGTCTGCTGGGCTGTCAGCTGAGTTTGCCGGTAAGGGCCGGCCGCTTGGCGATGGGGACCTGGCAAGGTGTTTATCTGGGCGAGCACCGTGATCATGGCGGTGCTCGTAAAGTCCTCGCCACCTTGCACGGTGATGGGGCATAA